The Tubulanus polymorphus chromosome 6, tnTubPoly1.2, whole genome shotgun sequence genome includes a region encoding these proteins:
- the LOC141906840 gene encoding 16 kDa calcium-binding protein-like — translation MSSYEQFFRECDKDGNGEVCRKEFEDRMKRGNVSQQKIDEFFTFCDLDGNGIISYDEFMSALTKNNEADKWRRVFNGFDKDHSGYLEASEFEPFLRGIGLTEKQKDLARRFVKQHDDDGDGKISFNEFLKFLNVKSC, via the exons ATGAGTAGTTACGAACAA TTTTTCAGAGAATGTGATAAAGACGGCAATGGTGAAGTATGCagaaaagaatttgaagatAGAATGAAACGTGGAAACGTGTCTCAGCAAAAAATTGAT GAATTTTTCACTTTCTGCGATTTGGACGGGAATGGAATCATTTCATACGATGAGTTTATGTCAGCCCTAACGAA GAATAACGAGGCCGATAAATGGCGACGCGTTTTTAACGGCTTCGACAAGGACCATTCTGGGTATCTGGAAGCTAGCGAGTTCGAACCGTTCCTCCGCGGAATAGGTCTAACCGAGAAACAGAAGGACCTAGCTCGCCGTTTCGTCAAGCAACACGACGACGACGGAGACGGAAAAATAAGCTTCAACGAATTCCTCAAATTCCTCAATGTAAAATCATGTTAA